The region TCACCAATGAAACAGACCCAAAAGTTCTGTTAATTGAACGCAAGAACCCTCCATTCCAGGGAAACTGGGCATTTCCCGGAGGTTTTATTGAGCCCGACGAAACTTTAGAAGATGCTGCAAAAAGGGAACTGAAAGAAGAAACAGGAATGATGATTCATAATCTGGAGCAATTCAAAACCTACTCTGAACCCAACAGAGATCCAAGAGGGAGAACAATCAGTACCGTTTTTTATGCCAAAATCACTCCAGACCTGGCATCCAGGGTCAGCGCTGGCGACGATGCTGCCAAAGCAGATTGGTTTTTACTGGAAAAACTTCCCGACCTGGCATTCGATCACCAAAAAATTATTAATGAAGCCAAAATAAATAAAATATTTAAATAATTTAATCACTTAAAAAGGGTACTATAACTGCATTTTTACACCAATGGCTTTAGAAATTTGACAAATCCATGTTAAAGGATTGTTAAAAAAAATAAGTTTTTCGTAATTTAGTACAAATTTTTTCATTTAACTTTGAATAAGGACAGTTATATTACCATAAAATAGCCAACGAAAGCTGAATACCATGTTAGAAAAAACATTAATACTAATAGTAGAGGATAATCCTGCAGAAGCCGCAATGGTAACTGATGCTTTAGAAGCTCAAGGTTACGAAGTACACGCCGCAAATGACGGGCAGGAAGGAATGGAGCAATTCAAAAATCAACCAATTGACTTGGTCATTCTTGATGTGATGTTACCTAAAGAAGATGGATATGAAATAGCCAAAAAAATCAGGGCAATTGACAACGACATACCCATTATTTTCCTTACCTCTAAAAACATGAAAGACGACCAGGTCTCAGGATTTAATGCAGGTGGAGATGACTATGTAGCCAAGCCATTCGATAACGAACTACTGCTACTTAGAATAAATGCTTTACTTAAACGTACTACAAAAAGCCGTGAAGACGACTGCACCTATAAAATAGGTGATTTTAACTTTGATTGTAAGAACCTTGAATTAAAGAGCAGTGCCGAAAAACGCCGAATGACAAAAAGGGAAGCTGACGTTTTGCAAATGCTTTGCGAAAACTTGAACGAAATAGTAAAGCGTGAAGAAATGCTGACCAAAATCTGGGGCGAAAACGACTACTTTAACGGCAGGAGCCTTGATGTATTCATCACCAAATTAAGGAAGTACCTTAAAACCGATGAAAAAATAAAAATAGAGAACATCCACGGTGTAGGCTTTGTGCTAAGTGTAAACGCGTAATTTCCATGTCAATAAAAGAAAATTTAAAGAAAGTAAAAGAAGAAACCTCACCCAACATTACATTAGTAGCTGTTTCAAAAACCAAACCTGTTTCTGACATCATAGAAGCTTATGATGCAGGTCAGGTAGATTTTGGCGAGAACAAAGCCCAGGAACTACAAAAAAAACAACCTGAATTGCCGGATGATATCCGTTGGCACATGATCGGGCATATGCAGCGTAACAAAGTCAAGTATATTGCGCCGTTCGTACACATGATTCATGCTGTCGACTCATATAAACTGGCCAAAGAAATACAAAAACAAGCTGCGAAAAACGACCGGGTGATAGATTGCCTATTACAATTCCATATTGCTGAAGAGTCTACAAAATTTGGTTTTTCGAAAGATGAGTTTTTTGAAGTAATGCAGGAAAACAATCTGTTAGAACTGAAAAACATTCGATTCAGAGGCGTAATGGGTATGGCAACCTTCACAGAAGAGCAGGATCAAATTAGACGGGAATTCAGACATTTAAAACAAATTTTCGATCAGATTAAGGACCAATTTGGCCCCGAATTCGACCAAATATCCATGGGAATGTCCCAGGATTACAAAATTGCCATTGAAGAGGGAGCTACAATAATTCGTGTAGGAAGTTCTATTTTCGGAGCCCGCAATTACTAAAAAAATGCTTAATTTGTAAAAAAAACATAAAACAG is a window of Salinivirga cyanobacteriivorans DNA encoding:
- a CDS encoding response regulator transcription factor → MLEKTLILIVEDNPAEAAMVTDALEAQGYEVHAANDGQEGMEQFKNQPIDLVILDVMLPKEDGYEIAKKIRAIDNDIPIIFLTSKNMKDDQVSGFNAGGDDYVAKPFDNELLLLRINALLKRTTKSREDDCTYKIGDFNFDCKNLELKSSAEKRRMTKREADVLQMLCENLNEIVKREEMLTKIWGENDYFNGRSLDVFITKLRKYLKTDEKIKIENIHGVGFVLSVNA
- a CDS encoding NUDIX domain-containing protein; translated protein: MTYSYKYPRPAVTVDIMLFTNETDPKVLLIERKNPPFQGNWAFPGGFIEPDETLEDAAKRELKEETGMMIHNLEQFKTYSEPNRDPRGRTISTVFYAKITPDLASRVSAGDDAAKADWFLLEKLPDLAFDHQKIINEAKINKIFK
- a CDS encoding YggS family pyridoxal phosphate-dependent enzyme translates to MSIKENLKKVKEETSPNITLVAVSKTKPVSDIIEAYDAGQVDFGENKAQELQKKQPELPDDIRWHMIGHMQRNKVKYIAPFVHMIHAVDSYKLAKEIQKQAAKNDRVIDCLLQFHIAEESTKFGFSKDEFFEVMQENNLLELKNIRFRGVMGMATFTEEQDQIRREFRHLKQIFDQIKDQFGPEFDQISMGMSQDYKIAIEEGATIIRVGSSIFGARNY